The candidate division KSB1 bacterium genomic sequence AAGCACCCTTGTTCAGCATTTTACCGGCCTGCTGAAACCCGATCACGGCCGAGTGCTTTATAGAGGGAAAAATATATGGGGACGCAGTTTTGATCGCGTTGCCCTGCGCCGACGCGTCGGGCTGGTTTTCCAGTTTCCCGAACTGCAGCTTTTCGAAGAAACGGTGGAAAAAGACGTCGGATTTGCACCGAAAAACTTTGGACTGATGCCGAATGAGGTCGAACAGCGTGTTCTCGAAGCTCTGTCGGCCATGGACCTCGACGCCGAGCAGTTTCGTTCACGCTCGCCGTTCCAGCTCAGCGAAGGCGAAAAGAGGCGCGTCGCCATTGCGGGTGTGCTGGCGATGCAGCCGGAAATGACCGTCTTTGACGAGCCGACGGCCGGACTCGACCCCGAGGGCGTCCGCGGCTTTATTCGCCTGGTCAAACGTTTGCAAAACCAGGGCAAGACCATCGTCGTCATTACCCATAACATGGATTTTGTTGCCGAAACGGCGGATCGGGTGATTGTGTTGTTCAAAGGCAAAATCTTGTTCGACGGAACGCCCCGCTCTCTTTTTGTCGAACAAACTATTTTGCAGAAAGCCGATCTTGAATTGCCCTCCCTGCGGCAGGTGCTTGCGGAATTTAAAAACCTCCCCAAAGAAATCCTCGATGTTTTGACAATGCAGGAATTGGAAACAAAACTGGCTCTCTTGTCCTCTCACGCAGCTTGAAGCTTGTCAAGCAGAGGGGATTTTTGTATATTGAATTGTGACTTGAGGTCCGGCACGAGTTGGATTGCTGCCGGAAGAGATTATCGTCGCAGTCGCAGCAGTTCAAATCGATGTCATCTCGAAAGGAGATTTGCAGTTCAATGGACCAGCCTTTCGCAGAATTATTCCTAAACGAAGAGTCCGATTTCAACTTGTTGCAGTCGGATAACGGCAGTAATCTCACGGCATTCGAATTGGAATACCCAAAACTCAGCCGCAATCCCGATATACAGCGTATTTATCAATTGATCAAGAACACCGCTCCCAGCAATGCTTCGGTGCTCATCTACGGCGAGACAGGAACCGGCAAAGAACTGATTGCCCGTACCATTCAGGCGCTCAGCTTACGCAAAAACAAACCCTTTGTCGCCGTCAATTGTGCGGCTTTGAATGAAAACTTGCTCGAAAGCGAACTGTTCGGCCATGAAAAAGGCGCTTTCACCGGCGCCGTCCACCGGCATACTGGCCGCTTCGAGCAGGCCGACGGCGGCACGCTTTTCCTCGATGAGATCGC encodes the following:
- a CDS encoding energy-coupling factor ABC transporter ATP-binding protein, with protein sequence MDESTKRRPVNEPILCIEHVRFRYTGIAASPGDVLDDVSFELYENECVAIVGPSGSGKSTLVQHFTGLLKPDHGRVLYRGKNIWGRSFDRVALRRRVGLVFQFPELQLFEETVEKDVGFAPKNFGLMPNEVEQRVLEALSAMDLDAEQFRSRSPFQLSEGEKRRVAIAGVLAMQPEMTVFDEPTAGLDPEGVRGFIRLVKRLQNQGKTIVVITHNMDFVAETADRVIVLFKGKILFDGTPRSLFVEQTILQKADLELPSLRQVLAEFKNLPKEILDVLTMQELETKLALLSSHAA